From Rutidosis leptorrhynchoides isolate AG116_Rl617_1_P2 chromosome 3, CSIRO_AGI_Rlap_v1, whole genome shotgun sequence, a single genomic window includes:
- the LOC139897472 gene encoding uncharacterized GPI-anchored protein At1g61900-like isoform X2 yields the protein MDCVKGATFFKGPSGLRLFLLTISLSKFLYIIAEKLPPTSQLVSLPSSGIFQPIEISPSALPTYPFPEKNLPPMYPTFPKTYKPVLTGRCPFNFSSISDIMEKTASDCSLLLAPLVGNVICCPQFASSLHIFQGHFSNNTDSLVLQNTTADDCFSDMVEVLASKGANSSVPQMCSFKSSNLTGGSCPVKDIHTFEKIVNTSKLLEACSVIDPLKECCRSVCQPTIMEAAFQISSSQSVVGENMETGLLSNIDVLSDCKGVVYSWLSRKLPSEAADSSFRILSACKVNKVCPLEFKEPVEVIKSCRNVAAPSPSCCSSLNSYIAGVQRQMLITNRQAIICASFLGSMLRKGGVLTDIYELCDVDLKDFSLQAYGEEGCLLRSLPADVVYDNSSGFSFTCDLSDNIAAPWPSSTSLTSFSLCAPEMSLPALPTSDTVYIGCNGFLLDLLIIIFALFIVPLNDY from the exons ATGGATTGTGTCAAGGGTGCTACTTTTTTTAAAG GTCCATCAGGCCTTCGCCTTTTTCTGTTAACGATCTCATTATCCAAATTTTTGTATATAATTGCTGAAAAGCTTCCTCCTACATCTCAACTCGTTAGCCTTCCTAGTTCCGGAATCTTCCAACCTATTGAAATTTCACCTTCAGCTTTACCAACTTACCCTTTTCCCGAAAAGAACTTGCCACCGATGTATCCAACCTTTCCTAAAACATACAAACCCGTCTTAACGGGTCGATGCCCGTTTAACTTCTCTTCCATTTCAGATATCATGGAAAAAACCGCATCCGATTGTTCATTGCTTTTAGCACCACTTGTAGGAAACGTTATATGTTGCCCACAATTTGCTAGTTCACTTCACATATTCCAGGGGCATTTTAGTAATAATACCGATAGTTTAGTACTACAAAACACCACCGCTGATGATTGTTTCTCAGATATGGTTGAAGTATTAGCAAGTAAAGGTGCAAACAGTTCGGTCCCACAAATGTGTTCGTTTAAATCATCGAATTTAACGGGTGGTTCGTGTCCTGTGAAGGATATACATACGTTTGAGAAAATAGTAAACACGAGTAAATTATTGGAGGCTTGTAGTGTAATTGATCCTCTTAAAGAGTGTTGTAGATCGGTTTGTCAACCGACAATTATGGAGGCCGCGTTTCAAATTTCTTCATCGCAATCGGTAGTTGGTGAGAATATGGAAACGGGATTATTAAGTAATATTGATGTGTTAAGTGATTGTAAAGGGGTTGTTTATTCATGGCTTTCAAGGAAACTTCCATCGGAAGCTGCAGATTCTTCTTTTAGAATATTATCTGCTTGTAAAGTTAACAAAG TTTGCCCTTTGGAGTTTAAGGAGCCAGTAGAGGTGATAAAATCTTGTCGAAATGTGGCTGCACCAAGTCCTTCGTGTTGTAGTTCATTGAATTCATACATTGCAGGAGTACAAAGGCAAATGTTAATTACGAACCGACAGGCAATAATATGTGCGTCATTTTTGGGGTCCATGTTACGTAAAGGCGGAGTACTAACAGACATTTATGAGCTTTGTGATGTTGACTTGAAAGATTTTAGTCTCCAAG CTTATGGAGAAGAAG GGTGTCTGCTAAGAAGCTTGCCTGCAGACGTGGTGTATGATAATTCAAGTGGGTTCAGTTTTACGTGCGACTTAAGTGACAATATTGCTGCTCCATGGCCTTCGTCAACATCTTTGACATCCTTTTCTCTTTGTGCTCCTG AGATGTCATTGCCAGCACTCCCAACATCGGATACGGTATATATTG GGTGCAACGGTTTTCTTTTGGATCTCCTTATAATCATCTTTGCGCTTTTTATAGTTCCTTTGAACGATTATTAG
- the LOC139897472 gene encoding uncharacterized GPI-anchored protein At1g61900-like isoform X1 — protein MDCVKGATFFKGPSGLRLFLLTISLSKFLYIIAEKLPPTSQLVSLPSSGIFQPIEISPSALPTYPFPEKNLPPMYPTFPKTYKPVLTGRCPFNFSSISDIMEKTASDCSLLLAPLVGNVICCPQFASSLHIFQGHFSNNTDSLVLQNTTADDCFSDMVEVLASKGANSSVPQMCSFKSSNLTGGSCPVKDIHTFEKIVNTSKLLEACSVIDPLKECCRSVCQPTIMEAAFQISSSQSVVGENMETGLLSNIDVLSDCKGVVYSWLSRKLPSEAADSSFRILSACKVNKVCPLEFKEPVEVIKSCRNVAAPSPSCCSSLNSYIAGVQRQMLITNRQAIICASFLGSMLRKGGVLTDIYELCDVDLKDFSLQVAYGEEGCLLRSLPADVVYDNSSGFSFTCDLSDNIAAPWPSSTSLTSFSLCAPEMSLPALPTSDTVYIGCNGFLLDLLIIIFALFIVPLNDY, from the exons ATGGATTGTGTCAAGGGTGCTACTTTTTTTAAAG GTCCATCAGGCCTTCGCCTTTTTCTGTTAACGATCTCATTATCCAAATTTTTGTATATAATTGCTGAAAAGCTTCCTCCTACATCTCAACTCGTTAGCCTTCCTAGTTCCGGAATCTTCCAACCTATTGAAATTTCACCTTCAGCTTTACCAACTTACCCTTTTCCCGAAAAGAACTTGCCACCGATGTATCCAACCTTTCCTAAAACATACAAACCCGTCTTAACGGGTCGATGCCCGTTTAACTTCTCTTCCATTTCAGATATCATGGAAAAAACCGCATCCGATTGTTCATTGCTTTTAGCACCACTTGTAGGAAACGTTATATGTTGCCCACAATTTGCTAGTTCACTTCACATATTCCAGGGGCATTTTAGTAATAATACCGATAGTTTAGTACTACAAAACACCACCGCTGATGATTGTTTCTCAGATATGGTTGAAGTATTAGCAAGTAAAGGTGCAAACAGTTCGGTCCCACAAATGTGTTCGTTTAAATCATCGAATTTAACGGGTGGTTCGTGTCCTGTGAAGGATATACATACGTTTGAGAAAATAGTAAACACGAGTAAATTATTGGAGGCTTGTAGTGTAATTGATCCTCTTAAAGAGTGTTGTAGATCGGTTTGTCAACCGACAATTATGGAGGCCGCGTTTCAAATTTCTTCATCGCAATCGGTAGTTGGTGAGAATATGGAAACGGGATTATTAAGTAATATTGATGTGTTAAGTGATTGTAAAGGGGTTGTTTATTCATGGCTTTCAAGGAAACTTCCATCGGAAGCTGCAGATTCTTCTTTTAGAATATTATCTGCTTGTAAAGTTAACAAAG TTTGCCCTTTGGAGTTTAAGGAGCCAGTAGAGGTGATAAAATCTTGTCGAAATGTGGCTGCACCAAGTCCTTCGTGTTGTAGTTCATTGAATTCATACATTGCAGGAGTACAAAGGCAAATGTTAATTACGAACCGACAGGCAATAATATGTGCGTCATTTTTGGGGTCCATGTTACGTAAAGGCGGAGTACTAACAGACATTTATGAGCTTTGTGATGTTGACTTGAAAGATTTTAGTCTCCAAG TAGCTTATGGAGAAGAAG GGTGTCTGCTAAGAAGCTTGCCTGCAGACGTGGTGTATGATAATTCAAGTGGGTTCAGTTTTACGTGCGACTTAAGTGACAATATTGCTGCTCCATGGCCTTCGTCAACATCTTTGACATCCTTTTCTCTTTGTGCTCCTG AGATGTCATTGCCAGCACTCCCAACATCGGATACGGTATATATTG GGTGCAACGGTTTTCTTTTGGATCTCCTTATAATCATCTTTGCGCTTTTTATAGTTCCTTTGAACGATTATTAG
- the LOC139897473 gene encoding NAD-dependent protein deacylase SRT2-like codes for MAMATRNWSRSLFSSLNNANEVVHSAIKTTIPFQGSVRYVRTLVPNSKPPTQKDVNLLSEFFDRSKNLVVLTGAGISTECGIPDYRSPGGAYNTGYKPMIHQEFMGSSRVRSRYWAKHYESWKKFSEAKPGPAHTALATLEKANRISFMMTQNIDRLHHQAGSKPLELHGTMHDVTCVKCDLSISRKKFQDQVNSLNPTWAKAIESLATRKNSDDSLGLKKSPNGDIEIDENFWESKLQIPSCSRCNGILKPKVVFFGDNIPKHIITRSIKAAEECDAFLVLGSSLTVVHPFQLLRDAHDAGAATAIVNIGKTEADRFVDLKIDAQVGKILQRVIEEICVPATQEYDQDEICK; via the exons TCTTTGAATAATGCAAATGAAGTTGTTCATTCAGCTATCAAAACAACGATACCGTTTCAAGGCTCTGTTAGGTATGTACGGACATTGGTCCCCAATTCAAAACCACCGACCCAGAAAGATGTCAATCTTTTATCTGAATTTTTTGATAGAAG CAAGAATCTTGTTGTTTTGACTGGAGCTGGGATAAGTACAGAGTGTGGGATTCCTGATTACAGAAG TCCAGGTGGAGCTTACAATACCGGTTACAAACCAATGATTCATCAG GAATTTATGGGTTCTAGTCGTGTGCGAAGTCGGTATTGGGCTAAACACTATGAAAGCTGGAAAAAATTCTCTGAGGCTAAGCCGGGTCCCGCTCATACTGCATTAGCAACTTTAGAAAAAGCTAACCGAATCAGCTTTATGATGACGCAAAACATTGACAG GTTGCACCATCAAGCTGGTAGTAAACCACTCGAGTTACATGGGACTATGCATGATGTTACTTGTGTAAAATGTGACCTTTCGATTTCGCGAAAAAAGTTTCAGGACCAAGTGAATTCACTAAATCCAACG TGGGCCAAAGCTATAGAAAGTCTTGCTACTAGAAAAAATTCAGATGATAGTTTAGGGTTGAAGAAGAGTCCTAATGGTGATATCGAAATCGATGAAAATTTTTGGGAATCAAAACTCCAAATACCATCTTGCTCGCGATGTAATGGAATTCTAAAACCCAAA GTTGTATTTTTTGGTGATAATATTCCAAAGCATATAATTACTAGATCTATTAAAGCTGCTGAAGAGTGTGACGCTTTTCTTGTTCTTGGTTCATCGCTTACGGTCGTTCACCCTTTTCAACTTCTtag AGACGCTCACGATGCTGGTGCTGCTACAGCGATTGTAAATATAGGCAAAACGGAAGCTGACCGTTTTGTTGATTTGAAAATTGATGCACAAGTAGGAAAG ATATTGCAACGAGTGATTGAAGAAATATGTGTTCCTGCTACTCAAGAGTATGATCAGGATGAAATATGCAAATAG